The Methylomonas koyamae genome has a segment encoding these proteins:
- a CDS encoding RRXRR domain-containing protein, whose amino-acid sequence MNSCHPARARQLSRKKRAVRVCRHPFTIRLHPECPAEDLKQLYEEDKAL is encoded by the coding sequence ATCAATTCCTGCCATCCGGCCAGAGCCCGGCAGTTATCGCGCAAAAAACGTGCGGTTCGTGTTTGCCGACATCCCTTCACGATTCGCTTACATCCGGAATGTCCAGCCGAAGACTTGAAGCAACTTTATGAAGAGGACAAAGCACTATGA